From the genome of Kiritimatiellia bacterium:
CGCAATCCCTGGAGCGCCGAATAACCGTGCACGCCGATGTTGAATGCTTCCCAGGGCTGATCGGTCGGCGGATTGTTGGTCAGCCGCTCGTGGAGGTATTGCGAATATCCGGGCCGGCCCTGGCCGGTGATGGAATCGCCCATGCAGACGACCCGCATCGTGCCGGGGTTTTTCATGGCCGCCACTTCCCGCTCCCGGAAGCCCATGCTGTTGATGAGCCGTCCCTGGAAGTAAGTTCCCGGCGTCAGGCGGAACAAGAGTTCGGCGTCGGGGGTGGTGTGGGGGACTTCAATGCCGCCGGCATTGTTCTGTCCCTGGAAAACGATCGGCGGCAGTTCGGCGTTGAAATTTGTGCGGGTCAGCACGGTTTCCACGAGGGCGAATATGAGATAAACTGAAACCAGCGCCATAATCAGTTTCTTGAATCCCTGCGTTTCCCAGAGTCCTCTTGCGCCGGTTTTGCGTCCGACCCATGTTTTGAGGATTCCGCGCGCCGCCAGTAAAACAACCGGGGCCAGCGCCGGCTTTAATCCCCAGTGCATGGTCAGATGGAGGGAACCGATGGAGAGCTTGAACGGGTCCAGCAGCCAGGCGAGGGGAATGGCCAGCAAGGCGCTGACGGCCAGCAGATCCAGCAGAACCAGCGTGGCGGAGAGCGCCGGCCGCGCAGAGCGGGTGAATTTAGATTGAGTATTCATGGGTAAACCGTTTGGATATTGGCCGGCGGCCCGGCCGCCTTAGAACAATGTGTAAATGAAGGGCGCCGTGGTTTGTCCCAACACGATCAGCATGGCCATGAGCAGGAGGACAATGATCACGGGTATGATCCACCAGGCCTTGTTGTGCCACGCAAATCCGAAAAATTCCTTCAAAAGCCGTCCCAGGTATTTTAAGAACCGCATGTTATTTTTTTCCTTTCCTTTTCGTCCTTTAATCAAGAACATAGTCCGCGCGCCAGTCTTTGTTTTCCCGCCAGGGCGGCTGGCGTTTTTTATCCAGGAGGAATGAGCCAAGCACGAGCCAGTCCATTTCCGTGCGCATGAAACAGCGGTAGGCGTCTTCCGGCGTACAGACGATCGGCTCGCCGCGGACATTGAACGAGGTGTTGATGATCACCCCGTATCCTGTGCGTCGTTCAAAGGCCTTGATAATCCGGTAATAATCCGGATTGGTTTCCGGCGAGACGGTCTGAACCCGGGCCGTGTAATCCACGTGCGTAACGGCGGGTATGTCCGAGCGGACCTGGTTGATTTGTTCGCGGACTGGAAGTTTTTCCGCTGCGGCAATGCCCCGGCAGCGTTCCGGCCGGACCGTCGCCACCAGCAGCATGTAAGGCGAAGGGCGGTCAATGTCAAAATATTCCCCGGCTTTTTCCTCAAGGCAGGCCGGCGCAAAAGGCCGGAACGATTCGCGATACTTGATTTTCAGGTTCATAATTGACTGCATTTTGGCCGAGCGGGCGTCGCCGATGATGGAGCGGTTGCCCAGGGCGCGCGGACCGAATTCCATGCGGCCGTGCAGGAGGCCGAGCACCTGTTCGTTTTCAATCAAGCCGGCAATGCGGTCCGCCCATTGGTCCGGATCTGCGATTTTTTCAGCCGGGTATCCTTTTTCCCGGAGATAATTTTCTATGGCGTCGTCGTCAAAATCCGGTCCGAGGTACGCGCCCTGCATCGCGTCGTGATGCGCCTCGGCCCGGCGCGGCTGATTGTGAGCCTGGTGCCAGACCATCAGGGCGGCCCCGAGGGCGCCGCCGGCATCCCCGGCCGCGGGCTGGATCCAGATATCCTTGAAAATATTCTCGCGCAGGAGGCGTCCGTTGGCCACGCAATTGAGCGCCACGCCTCCCGCCAGGCAGCAGTTTTCCATCCCGGTCAGGCGGCGCGCATGGCGCGCCATGCGCAGGACGATCTCTTCCGTGACAACCTGGATTGACCGGGCGATGTCCATTTCGCGGCGGGTCAGCTCCGATTCCGGTTGGCGCGGCGGCCCGTCAAAAAGCCGGTTGAATTTTTCATTGGTCATGGTCAAGCCGTCAAGATAGCCGAAAAAATCAAGATTCAGCCGGAAGGAGCCGTCGTCCCTGAGGTCCAGCAGGTTTTCCATGATCGTCCGCGCGTAGCGCGGCTCGCCGTATGGCGCCAGGCCCATGAGCTTGTATTCACCGGAGTTGACCCGGAAACCTGTGAAATAAGTGAAGGCCGAATAAAGCAGTCCCAGCGAATGCGGAAATCGGATCTCCTGCAGGATTTCAACGCGGTGATCGCGGCCGGCGCCGACGGCGCTGGTGGCCCATTCGCCGACGCCGTCCAGAGTCAGGATG
Proteins encoded in this window:
- a CDS encoding SGNH/GDSL hydrolase family protein, producing the protein MNTQSKFTRSARPALSATLVLLDLLAVSALLAIPLAWLLDPFKLSIGSLHLTMHWGLKPALAPVVLLAARGILKTWVGRKTGARGLWETQGFKKLIMALVSVYLIFALVETVLTRTNFNAELPPIVFQGQNNAGGIEVPHTTPDAELLFRLTPGTYFQGRLINSMGFREREVAAMKNPGTMRVVCMGDSITGQGRPGYSQYLHERLTNNPPTDQPWEAFNIGVHGYSALQGLRQFQKMGRRLEPDIVTLYFGWNDHWLSEEADRQKMGLEMRPVAGRIFEILRKKRFFRFFIWAMGPVQHIARREKGEDRVFRVPPEEYHSTLMAFVREIRAAGAVPVIITAPRRSLTGHVVDKQYVRSIEEGNQIHDQYTEITREAARQSGAELLDLAAIFAGKECNGYFAPDGIHFDQYVREGVMEQDPPAQPGLARIAEEIDKKIRMIAKRK
- a CDS encoding DUF5989 family protein; translation: MRFLKYLGRLLKEFFGFAWHNKAWWIIPVIIVLLLMAMLIVLGQTTAPFIYTLF
- a CDS encoding carbamoyltransferase encodes the protein MNILGISAYYHDSAAALVRDGKIIAAAQEERFTRKKHDAGFPLNAIRYCLAEGKIGKEGLDAVAFYDKPILKFARIMETYFSVAPRGLRSFMMALPLWLKQKLWIPLKIESEMDNLKIPVKEPLYFPEHHLSHAASAFFPSPFQQAAILTLDGVGEWATSAVGAGRDHRVEILQEIRFPHSLGLLYSAFTYFTGFRVNSGEYKLMGLAPYGEPRYARTIMENLLDLRDDGSFRLNLDFFGYLDGLTMTNEKFNRLFDGPPRQPESELTRREMDIARSIQVVTEEIVLRMARHARRLTGMENCCLAGGVALNCVANGRLLRENIFKDIWIQPAAGDAGGALGAALMVWHQAHNQPRRAEAHHDAMQGAYLGPDFDDDAIENYLREKGYPAEKIADPDQWADRIAGLIENEQVLGLLHGRMEFGPRALGNRSIIGDARSAKMQSIMNLKIKYRESFRPFAPACLEEKAGEYFDIDRPSPYMLLVATVRPERCRGIAAAEKLPVREQINQVRSDIPAVTHVDYTARVQTVSPETNPDYYRIIKAFERRTGYGVIINTSFNVRGEPIVCTPEDAYRCFMRTEMDWLVLGSFLLDKKRQPPWRENKDWRADYVLD